A genomic window from Chromatiales bacterium includes:
- a CDS encoding 3-deoxy-D-manno-octulosonic acid kinase: protein MISTEAYLRVDDRHILYDYQLPVTPHWFNRYELFEIAQVSGYTEAGRNGSIFFKFDDDEQEYLLKHYYRGGAVQRLLRDYYLYIHSSYVNVFVEWRLLHQLQRWHLPAPVPCAASYVDRLIFYTADIVLQSCRPARPISALLCEQQIEEKHWQLIGRTIRRFHDKNVYHADLNAHNILLYPEKDQAYLVDFDRSCICVRRSPWRQANLNRLARSLKKLSAKYGSDFHYAEDNFSALVDAYHQG from the coding sequence ATGATATCCACTGAGGCCTATCTGAGAGTTGACGACCGCCATATCTTGTATGACTATCAATTACCAGTTACACCGCACTGGTTTAACCGCTATGAATTATTTGAAATTGCACAGGTGTCTGGTTATACTGAAGCAGGACGCAACGGTTCAATTTTCTTTAAGTTCGACGACGACGAACAGGAGTATCTGCTCAAGCATTATTACCGCGGTGGTGCGGTGCAGCGGTTGCTAAGAGATTATTATCTATATATTCACAGTAGCTATGTCAATGTGTTTGTAGAATGGCGGCTGTTGCATCAGTTACAACGCTGGCACCTACCGGCGCCGGTGCCCTGTGCTGCGTCTTATGTTGACAGGCTCATTTTTTATACCGCTGATATAGTACTGCAGAGCTGCCGACCGGCTAGACCGATATCAGCCTTGTTGTGCGAACAGCAGATAGAAGAAAAGCATTGGCAATTAATTGGCAGGACTATCCGTCGTTTTCATGATAAAAATGTTTATCACGCAGACCTCAATGCGCATAATATTTTACTGTATCCCGAAAAAGATCAGGCTTACTTAGTCGATTTTGATCGCAGTTGCATATGCGTTAGAAGAAGTCCCTGGCGGCAAGCCAACCTTAATCGTCTAGCGCGTTCATTGAAAAAGTTATCTGCTAAATACGGCAGTGATTTTCACTACGCAGAGGATAATTTTTCCGCTTTGGTGGATGCTTATCATCAAGGTTGA
- a CDS encoding lytic transglycosylase domain-containing protein, producing the protein MINYIKYALILIVSLAHSAAANIDPDYNLTSEIAACIASAAHQHNLDPLLLLAVKYVETADRTDTPIRYNKNGSWDIGLMQINTVWRDTLHRYGIDYNDLEIPCTNIAVGAWILANNIKRKGLWEGVGAYHSSTAPLSQRYRTKVKEVWQELQQLNLSIGSGN; encoded by the coding sequence ATGATCAATTACATTAAATACGCACTGATACTCATAGTATCGTTAGCCCATTCGGCAGCGGCAAATATAGACCCTGACTATAATCTAACTTCCGAGATTGCCGCGTGCATTGCAAGCGCCGCACATCAACACAATTTGGATCCATTGCTGCTGCTAGCTGTGAAATATGTCGAGACCGCTGATCGAACCGACACACCCATACGCTATAACAAAAACGGCTCTTGGGACATTGGGCTGATGCAAATCAATACGGTCTGGAGAGACACACTACATCGTTACGGCATTGACTACAACGATTTAGAAATTCCCTGCACCAATATCGCGGTGGGTGCTTGGATCCTAGCCAATAATATTAAACGCAAAGGCCTATGGGAGGGGGTCGGTGCTTATCATTCAAGTACAGCACCTCTCTCGCAAAGATACCGAACTAAAGTAAAAGAAGTGTGGCAAGAATTGCAGCAACTTAATTTATCGATAGGCAGCGGAAATTGA
- a CDS encoding TIGR03758 family integrating conjugative element protein: protein MLNRNYNDNTFVVASGISPANLELLFSTTLSILIFMWFVYRLMALYRGLQHGALSETAFLFQVLRTIALIILIMAFAHYLLSS, encoded by the coding sequence ATGTTGAATAGAAACTATAACGATAACACCTTTGTCGTCGCCAGCGGCATTTCGCCGGCCAATCTAGAGTTGTTGTTTTCTACCACGCTGAGCATTCTTATCTTTATGTGGTTTGTATACAGACTCATGGCACTGTATAGAGGTCTGCAACACGGTGCATTGTCCGAAACTGCTTTTTTGTTTCAAGTGCTACGGACGATAGCTTTGATTATTCTGATTATGGCTTTCGCCCATTATTTACTTTCCTCATAA